A stretch of the Bdellovibrio sp. 22V genome encodes the following:
- a CDS encoding acetyl-CoA C-acetyltransferase — translation MEKIVFISGKRTPFGAFGGSLKDVSATDLGVVAAKATLEQAGLSPEKIDHVIFGNVVQSSADAAYLPRHIGLKTGVPVNVGAFAVNRLCGSGFQSWVNALQMIQCGEASAVLAGGVEQMSLIPYVARKVRFDGMRMGNFELEDLMTSALTDAYAKMPMAITAENLGEKYGITREQCDKYAIQSQQRYKAANDKGYFAQEIAPVTVEGRKGTVVVDKDEHPKPDSTLEKLSTLKSLFKKDGLVTAASASGIVDGAACSLLMSESKAKELGLKPMARIVSYASVGCDPTIMGIGPAGAARLALQRANMTLEQMDLVEVNEAFAAQYLAVEKELKLNPAKTNVNGGAIAVGHPLGASGTRIMNHLVYELHRRNGKYALGSACIGGGQGIAIIIERL, via the coding sequence ATGGAAAAAATCGTTTTTATCTCTGGAAAAAGAACTCCTTTTGGGGCCTTTGGCGGATCTCTTAAGGATGTATCAGCAACAGATCTTGGTGTGGTTGCCGCCAAAGCCACTCTTGAACAAGCCGGTCTCTCTCCTGAAAAAATTGATCATGTGATTTTCGGCAATGTCGTCCAGTCGAGTGCGGATGCCGCGTATCTTCCTCGTCATATCGGTTTGAAGACCGGAGTGCCTGTGAATGTGGGCGCTTTTGCCGTCAATCGTCTGTGTGGCAGCGGTTTTCAATCGTGGGTGAATGCATTGCAAATGATTCAATGTGGGGAAGCGTCTGCGGTTCTTGCCGGCGGCGTTGAGCAGATGTCATTGATTCCTTACGTCGCTCGCAAAGTGCGTTTCGATGGTATGCGCATGGGGAACTTTGAACTTGAAGATCTTATGACTTCCGCATTGACGGATGCCTACGCGAAAATGCCGATGGCGATCACCGCAGAAAACTTGGGCGAGAAGTACGGCATCACGCGCGAACAGTGTGACAAGTACGCGATTCAATCGCAACAAAGATATAAAGCGGCCAACGACAAGGGATACTTCGCGCAAGAAATTGCACCTGTGACGGTTGAAGGACGCAAAGGAACAGTTGTTGTCGACAAAGACGAACATCCGAAACCGGATTCGACTCTTGAAAAATTGTCGACACTTAAATCTCTCTTTAAGAAAGACGGACTTGTAACGGCGGCCTCGGCTTCTGGTATTGTTGACGGAGCGGCTTGTTCGCTTCTGATGAGTGAATCTAAAGCTAAAGAATTAGGTTTAAAGCCGATGGCACGTATCGTGAGTTATGCTTCCGTAGGCTGTGATCCGACGATTATGGGGATCGGTCCTGCCGGAGCCGCGCGCTTGGCTTTACAACGCGCGAATATGACGTTGGAGCAAATGGATTTAGTGGAAGTGAATGAAGCCTTTGCCGCTCAATATCTTGCGGTGGAAAAAGAACTCAAACTGAATCCGGCAAAAACAAATGTGAACGGGGGCGCGATTGCCGTTGGTCATCCCTTGGGAGCTTCCGGCACACGCATTATGAATCACTTGGTTTATGAGCTTCACCGTCGTAACGGAAAATACGCGCTGGGCTCGGCCTGTATCGGTGGCGGTCAAGGCATCGCGATTATTATTGAAAGGCTCTAA
- a CDS encoding SDR family oxidoreductase — MENGFNLRERTALIVGPFTTTVQSLMMGLTQMGSDCVLLDFDNVASQRFCNQINDAREINPKFGRAISIKSPMKTPEDIKDAVGSAAHSFGSVDLFIDAQAYNKPNRYKIGDPLSYLDDEVQHNFKSTVMLTHAVLNFLKNRKRGRILYLLNEVYPDPILAGARGALVPFAQSLAKQVAEHNITVNVLKLGLTEEYILAMHPEAKSIKEAVEKLKEKEPHLKITEPEKITNTVTYLVSQYGSAVNGQVISLS, encoded by the coding sequence ATGGAAAACGGATTTAATCTTCGCGAACGAACAGCTTTGATCGTCGGGCCTTTTACGACGACTGTGCAAAGTTTGATGATGGGCCTTACACAAATGGGTTCGGATTGCGTACTGCTGGATTTTGACAATGTGGCAAGCCAGCGCTTTTGCAATCAAATCAACGACGCTCGCGAAATTAATCCAAAGTTTGGGCGTGCGATCAGTATCAAATCTCCTATGAAAACTCCCGAAGACATCAAAGACGCCGTGGGATCCGCGGCGCACTCTTTCGGCAGTGTGGATTTGTTCATCGATGCGCAAGCTTACAATAAACCGAATCGTTATAAAATCGGTGATCCCTTAAGCTACTTAGATGATGAAGTTCAGCATAACTTCAAAAGTACGGTGATGTTGACTCACGCCGTTTTGAATTTTCTCAAGAACCGCAAAAGAGGCCGTATCCTTTATCTTTTAAACGAAGTGTATCCGGATCCGATTCTGGCGGGCGCACGGGGAGCTCTTGTTCCCTTTGCTCAGTCTTTGGCAAAACAAGTAGCCGAGCACAACATCACAGTGAACGTTCTGAAATTGGGACTAACGGAAGAGTACATCTTGGCGATGCATCCGGAAGCAAAATCCATTAAAGAAGCTGTCGAAAAACTTAAAGAGAAAGAACCGCATCTGAAAATCACGGAGCCAGAGAAGATCACAAATACTGTGACCTATCTCGTGAGTCAGTATGGTTCTGCCGTCAATGGCCAAGTCATCTCTTTGTCTTAA
- a CDS encoding HD domain-containing protein → MEIRDPVHGSIYYSDPEVAVLDTAEYQRLRAIKQLGYAEFSFPGATHNRYIHSVGVGHLAGETFDAIFRVYPFTKPSVKTRFRQVLRLGALLHDVGHGPLSHTTEQVMPALSELKIKIYEEQEKYGNEAHTVMNRNRRANHEDYTIKYVTDSKIAETISEQFPDIEPIHVACLIDKSLHCPDDFFVDGGVDFRPILSQLVSSELDVDRMDYLERDSYFCGTNYGKIDLSWLIQNMTFHRRDNKMYLALNRRALYSFDDFLISRHHMHLMVYCHHKSIIYEEMLNRYLTSPDCTFVLPGDINEYTRYNDYRLHEHLTSAANPWAQRIAQRKPFKVLIEQHNTSESERPELIKKALEAEGIEVIRTSSKARLSKYHTASPEERALQIYVVDQYDRWAQPAPINQTTEIFQRYEGARIIDRIYVAPENFAKGDQILKGLKL, encoded by the coding sequence ATGGAAATCAGAGATCCCGTTCACGGTTCAATTTACTACTCAGATCCTGAAGTGGCCGTCCTCGATACCGCCGAATACCAACGCCTTCGCGCCATTAAACAACTCGGCTATGCAGAGTTCAGCTTTCCTGGAGCAACTCACAACCGCTACATTCACTCCGTCGGCGTGGGACATTTGGCAGGTGAAACTTTCGATGCGATTTTCCGTGTCTATCCGTTTACAAAACCTTCCGTTAAAACTCGCTTCCGCCAAGTCTTGCGCTTGGGGGCTCTTTTGCATGACGTGGGACATGGTCCATTGAGCCACACGACAGAGCAAGTTATGCCCGCTTTGTCCGAATTAAAAATCAAAATCTACGAAGAGCAGGAAAAGTACGGAAACGAAGCGCACACCGTAATGAATCGTAACCGTCGCGCCAATCACGAAGACTATACAATTAAATATGTGACGGATTCGAAAATCGCAGAGACTATTTCTGAACAATTCCCCGACATTGAACCGATTCACGTCGCATGTCTGATCGATAAGTCTTTGCACTGCCCTGATGATTTCTTCGTCGATGGCGGCGTGGACTTTCGTCCTATCCTAAGTCAGTTGGTATCCAGCGAGCTGGATGTCGACCGCATGGATTATTTGGAAAGAGACAGTTATTTCTGCGGAACAAACTACGGAAAAATTGATCTTTCATGGCTGATCCAGAATATGACTTTCCACCGCCGCGATAACAAAATGTATTTAGCGTTGAATCGCCGCGCGCTTTATTCATTCGACGACTTTTTGATTTCGCGCCATCATATGCACTTGATGGTGTACTGCCATCACAAAAGCATCATTTACGAAGAGATGCTCAATCGTTATTTAACGTCCCCGGATTGCACTTTCGTTTTGCCGGGAGATATCAACGAATACACACGTTATAATGACTATCGTCTGCATGAACATCTTACGAGCGCGGCCAATCCGTGGGCGCAAAGAATTGCGCAACGAAAACCGTTCAAAGTTTTGATCGAGCAGCACAACACTTCAGAATCTGAAAGACCGGAGCTTATTAAGAAAGCTTTGGAAGCGGAAGGTATTGAAGTAATTCGCACAAGCTCGAAAGCACGTCTTTCGAAGTATCATACGGCTTCTCCGGAAGAGAGAGCTTTGCAAATTTACGTTGTGGATCAGTATGACCGCTGGGCTCAACCTGCGCCGATCAATCAGACAACAGAAATCTTCCAGCGTTACGAAGGCGCTCGTATCATCGACAGAATCTACGTCGCGCCAGAGAATTTCGCAAAAGGCGATCAAATCTTGAAAGGCCTTAAGCTTTAA